Proteins from one Bombyx mori chromosome 25, ASM3026992v2 genomic window:
- the LOC101738251 gene encoding putative inactive tyrosine-protein kinase Wsck — MVMIRNCCLETMEKWFQRIFVIILLCFAACLCERGDYIGCYVLKAEEVLNTHTGQSVDACLNACEQVHYKYALIGNESTCFCGNSPGKFKLPLDSCHTVCPKNETQKCGGNNATSVYDTDVVAPGQPSNLVLFNATETTVRLRWSAPNAYSFITSYVIRAAVIETYSDYNLKPLEWRVSNETLNMELLNLHPGSKYNISVAALNYDEEGPNITMVTETVIGTPDPSPPDVEIIQRRGDRMVVHIPKAKNVNGPVSMYRIVISIELYQQGFIVDTLSNHTYATEQGLPYYITAELDPDDIKTDFIIGDRSTYNGFYNAPLPLTNDIDVSLGVVSEKNHVRKVRYAESTKKIILNINEPEEVSPMVVALGAGIAIGVVLLLIGIGLIIILRRRIQFVRMQRGSQSMPLSLSEPCVEIENSGFILEDEERVDYYGNLKRKLWNIPRNLIETDISCVVGVGTYGKFTKGKVQQGGVQTVGLVQVIADRELEKTEKKQMLQELDLLIKTSEHENVISLIGICETNTTLLVVLEDIKKTLKEMLLLSRQRDIQNNKFCSITENKVLQICVQVARGMEYLHTRKIVHKKLCCRNMIISENGTVKIAGFGLSHLRSLHETPDYTRWTSHEMLRQTRYNPKADVWSFGVLMWEVLTLGATPYSHSGNKDVGSRILRGMRPSQPSYVGDELFQVCLQCWQVDPDERPTFSSLVIELTPFSEAPGTRNLSFTHYNGFEFEPHIPQYEVIS; from the coding sequence atggTTATGATTAGAAATTGCTGCCTGGAAACAATGGAGAAGTGGTTTCAGAGAATATTTGTGATCATATTGTTGTGTTTTGCTGCATGTTTATGTGAACGTGGAGATTACATTGGCTGCTATGTGCTAAAAGCCGAAGAAGTATTAAATACGCACACGGGTCAATCCGTGGACGCATGTCTCAATGCTTGTGAACAGGTACATTACAAATATGCTTTAATAGGCAATGAATCTACTTGTTTCTGCGGCAATTCACCGGGAAAGTTCAAACTGCCCTTAGACTCCTGTCACACGGTATGCCCTAAGAACGAAACTCAAAAATGCGGCGGTAACAATGCTACTAGTGTATATGATACGGATGTGGTCGCTCCAGGTCAGCCAAGCAATCTGGTCCTATTTAACGCCACAGAGACTACAGTGAGACTGCGTTGGTCTGCTCCTAATGCATACTCCTTCATAACTTCATATGTGATTCGAGCAGCTGTTATTGAAACTTATTCTGATTACAATCTGAAACCATTGGAATGGAGAGTATCCAATGAAACTTTAAATATGGAACTCTTAAACCTGCATCCTGGGTCCAAGTACAACATCAGTGTTGCAGCCTTGAATTATGATGAAGAAGGTCCAAATATTACCATGGTTACTGAGACAGTAATTGGAACACCAGACCCTAGTCCACCTGATGTAGAGATAATTCAAAGACGAGGTGACAGAATGGTTGTACATATTCCCAAAGCTAAGAATGTGAATGGGCCAGTTTCTATGTACAGAATAGTCATTTCTATAGAGTTGTATCAACAAGGCTTCATAGTGGATACTCTCAGTAACCATACATATGCAACTGAACAAGGTCTACCTTACTACATCACTGCTGAATTGGATCCTGATGATATAAAGACTGATTTCATCATTGGAGACAGGAGTACATACAATGGTTTCTACAATGCTCCATTGCCATTAACTAATGACATTGATGTGTCTTTAGGAGTAGTGAGTGAGAAGAACCATGTCAGAAAAGTTAGATATGCTGAGTCAACcaaaaagattattttgaacatTAATGAACCTGAGGAAGTATCTCCGATGGTAGTAGCACTAGGTGCTGGTATTGCCATTGGAGTAGTACTACTGCTGATTGGCATAGGACTGATTATAATTTTACGTCGCAGAATACAGTTTGTACGAATGCAAAGGGGATCTCAATCAATGCCGTTAAGTTTAAGTGAACCTTGTGTTGAAATAGAAAACTCCGGATTTATTCTTGAGGATGAAGAAAGAGTAGACTACTATggaaatttaaaacgtaaactTTGGAATATTCCACGGAATTTAATTGAAACAGACATATCATGTGTTGTTGGTGTTGGGACATATGGTAAATTCACTAAAGGAAAAGTGCAACAAGGTGGAGTGCAGACTGTTGGCTTGGTTCAGGTCATAGCTGATAGAGAACTTGAAAAAACAGAGAAGAAGCAGATGCTACAAGAATTAGATCTGTTGATAAAAACCAGTGAACATGAAAATGTTATCTCATTAATAGGCATCTGTGAGACTAATACCACTTTGCTTGTAGTTTTGGAAGACATTAAGAAAACTTTGAAAGAGATGTTGCTGTTAAGTAGACAAAGGGACATTCAGAATAATAAATTTTGCTCGATAACAGAGAATAAGGTATTACAGATTTGTGTGCAAGTTGCCCGAGGAATGGAGTATCTTCACACAAGGAAAATTGTCCATAAGAAACTTTGTTGCAGAAACATGATCATAAGTGAAAATGGAACTGTCAAAATAGCTGGTTTTGGCTTGTCACACTTAAGATCTTTACATGAGACTCCTGATTATACAAGATGGACTTCTCATGAAATGTTAAGACAAACTAGATATAATCCAAAGGCAGATGTTTGGTCTTTTGGAGTTTTGATGTGGGAAGTCCTTACCCTGGGAGCAACTCCATATTCTCATTCAGGGAATAAAGATGTAGGCAGTAGGATATTAAGAGGAATGAGGCCCTCACAGCCTTCGTATGTTGGAGATGAGTTGTTCCAAGTGTGTCTTCAGTGCTGGCAGGTTGATCCCGATGAGAGACCCACCTTCTCATCTCTAGTTATTGAACTGACACCTTTTTCTGAAGCTCCAGGGACTAGGAATTTAAGCTTTACTCATTATAACGGTTTTGAGTTTGAACCACATATTCCCCAGTATGAAGTTATTTCTTAA